One Anser cygnoides isolate HZ-2024a breed goose chromosome 6, Taihu_goose_T2T_genome, whole genome shotgun sequence genomic region harbors:
- the TMEM169 gene encoding transmembrane protein 169, protein MPSEVLESSSGMEETVQKESKSGTHSPRHSSARKAVATTVTFDGEATMDRRKKKKKESRPESVIVYRSENENKVEEEQADEEGGERNSEEGSKFLGQSTTDGVWNMPLDSRYVTLTGTITRGKKKGQMVDIHVTLTDKELQELTKSKEPPKEDVLEKKKKCDVGLDRGPHIVLWTIICLPVIFVVSFVVSFYYGTITWYNIFLVYNEERTFWHKITFCPFLIIFYPIIIMVVSFSLGLYSAVTQVSWSFGDWWHAVRDMEKGFCGWLCSKLGLEDCSPYSIVELLDSDNISGSLSGKSSAQGVETSAV, encoded by the exons ATGCCAAGTGAGGTGCTCGAGAGCAgcagtgggatggaggagacGGTGCAGAAAGAGAGCAAGTCCGGGACCCACAGCCCTCGCCACAGCTCCGCGAGGAAGGCGGTGGCAACCACAGTCACCTTTGATGGGGAGGCCACTATGGACcggaggaaaaagaagaagaaagagtcCCGTCCCGAGTCAGTAATAGTGTACCGGTCGGAGAACGAGAATAAGGTGGAAGAGGAGCAGGCAGatgaagaaggaggggagaggaactCTGAGGAAGGCTCAAAGTTTCTGGGTCAGTCCACGACAGACG GTGTCTGGAACATGCCTTTAGACAGCCGATACGTCACCTTGACTGGAACAATCAccagaggaaagaagaagggTCAGATGGTGGACATCCATGTCACACTAACAGACAAAGAGCTGCAGGAACTGACGAAGTCAAAGGAACCTCCTAAAGAAGACGtacttgagaagaaaaagaaatgtgatgtTGGGCTCGACAGGGGACCCCACATCGTCCTCTGGACCATCATCTGCCTCCCCGTTATTTTTGTGGTGTCCTTTGTGGTTTCATTCTACTATGGAACCATTACATGGTACAACATTTTCTTGGTATACAACGAAGAGAGGACCTTCTGGCACAAAATCACCTTCTGCCCCTTTTTGATCATCTTCTACCCAATTATAATCATGGTTGTGTCTTTTTCCCTAGGCCTGTACTCGGCTGTGACCCAGGTATcgtggtcctttggggactgGTGGCATGCTGTCAGGGATATGGAGAAGGGCTTCTGTggctggctctgcagcaagCTGGGTTTGGAAGATTGTTCCCCGTACAGCATTGTTGAGCTGCTAGATTCTGATAATATCTCAGGTAGTCTCTCTGGCAAGAGCTCTGCGCAGGGTGTTGAGACTTCAGCAGTCTGA